Proteins found in one Actinokineospora alba genomic segment:
- a CDS encoding PspC domain-containing protein — protein sequence MAVELVRSRRNRMIAGVCGGIAERVGRKPSTIRWLFVLSCILPGPQFLIYIVLWVVLPEG from the coding sequence ATGGCGGTCGAGTTGGTCAGGTCCCGCAGGAATCGGATGATCGCCGGGGTGTGTGGCGGGATCGCGGAGCGAGTCGGACGTAAGCCGAGCACCATCCGGTGGCTGTTCGTGCTGTCCTGCATCCTTCCCGGACCGCAGTTCCTGATCTACATCGTGCTCTGGGTGGTGCTGCCCGAGGGCTGA
- a CDS encoding MFS transporter, giving the protein MSAYGLVSAVLQLVWLTYAPITTAAASHYGVSEGAIGWLANVFPLLYVVLALPAGIVLDRWFRPTLGVGAALVAVGAGLRLFDDYAFVLAGHLVVAVAQPLVLNAISKLADGYLPERQRPAGIAAAAAANLVGMLAALTLGAAMGADGLRSLLLIDFGAALVAGGALWLGLRGRAPREIDTPARVSAGALRALFADRRTRSLGGLVFVGFGVFIALTTWLEPLLKPAGVSTAAAGTLLAVLVLSGIVGSVVLPAPVVHRGLERPVLGATLLITAVGCAALAVAPGVVVATVVVIVVGFPLLAALPIVLDTTERVVGAAGGSTGAAFIYLLGNAGGLVIAVGVEQLLERPGWAFALLALVVVVGFASLPGLGKRANKRGAGV; this is encoded by the coding sequence ATGTCCGCCTACGGGCTGGTCAGCGCGGTGCTGCAACTCGTGTGGCTGACGTACGCGCCGATCACCACGGCGGCCGCGAGCCACTACGGCGTGTCCGAGGGCGCGATCGGGTGGCTGGCGAACGTGTTCCCGCTGCTCTACGTCGTGCTCGCGCTGCCCGCGGGCATCGTGCTCGACCGCTGGTTCCGGCCGACGCTCGGCGTTGGCGCGGCGCTCGTGGCCGTGGGCGCGGGCCTGCGCCTGTTCGACGACTACGCGTTCGTCCTGGCCGGGCACCTCGTGGTCGCGGTCGCCCAGCCGCTGGTGCTCAACGCGATCAGCAAACTCGCCGACGGCTACCTCCCCGAGCGACAGCGCCCCGCCGGAATCGCCGCCGCCGCCGCGGCCAACCTGGTCGGCATGCTGGCCGCCTTGACCCTCGGCGCCGCGATGGGCGCGGACGGCCTGCGTTCGCTGCTCCTGATCGACTTCGGCGCGGCCCTGGTGGCGGGCGGCGCGCTGTGGCTCGGGCTGCGTGGGCGGGCACCTCGGGAGATCGACACCCCGGCCCGGGTCTCGGCGGGCGCCCTGCGAGCGCTGTTCGCCGACCGGAGGACCCGTTCGCTTGGGGGGCTGGTGTTCGTCGGGTTCGGGGTGTTCATCGCGCTGACCACGTGGCTTGAGCCGTTGCTGAAGCCCGCTGGGGTGTCGACCGCGGCCGCTGGGACGCTGCTGGCCGTCCTGGTGCTTTCCGGCATCGTCGGCTCGGTCGTGCTTCCCGCTCCCGTGGTGCACCGGGGGTTGGAACGGCCGGTTCTCGGTGCGACCCTGCTGATCACGGCGGTGGGGTGCGCGGCGTTGGCCGTGGCGCCTGGGGTCGTTGTGGCGACCGTGGTGGTGATCGTGGTCGGGTTTCCGCTGCTGGCGGCATTGCCGATCGTGCTCGACACGACTGAGCGGGTGGTGGGCGCCGCAGGCGGGAGTACGGGGGCGGCGTTCATCTATCTGCTGGGGAATGCCGGTGGGTTGGTGATCGCGGTGGGTGTGGAGCAGTTGCTCGAGCGGCCGGGATGGGCGTTCGCGTTGCTTGCTTTGGTGGTTGTGGTCGGGTTCGCTTCGTTGCCTGGGCTGGGTAAGCGGGCGAACAAGCGCGGCGCCGGCGTATAA
- a CDS encoding TetR/AcrR family transcriptional regulator, which produces MEEPITDGRRVKGERRKQELIEATLRVVAREGVAGVSHRTVAREADLPATAAAYHFHGIDDLLAAALTRSMDDDAARMRRFAADTGGGADGLRELAERMAEVVAEPDHLLAEYELYLLAAREPKLRPATHRWMDAVAEFARRYTDDSVRIQILVGVVDGLLLQGLLHDRPPTADQLEAVLRTVLVEPAFAAD; this is translated from the coding sequence GTGGAGGAACCGATCACCGACGGCCGCCGGGTCAAAGGCGAGCGCCGCAAGCAGGAGCTGATCGAGGCGACGCTGCGCGTGGTCGCCCGCGAGGGGGTCGCCGGGGTCAGCCACCGCACCGTGGCGCGGGAGGCTGACCTGCCCGCGACCGCCGCGGCCTACCACTTCCACGGGATCGACGACCTGTTGGCCGCGGCGCTCACCCGCTCGATGGACGACGACGCGGCGCGAATGCGCCGTTTCGCCGCCGACACCGGCGGCGGCGCCGACGGGCTGCGCGAGCTGGCCGAGCGGATGGCCGAGGTCGTCGCCGAACCCGACCACCTGCTCGCCGAGTACGAGCTCTACCTGCTCGCCGCCCGCGAGCCGAAGCTGCGCCCGGCGACGCACCGCTGGATGGACGCCGTGGCCGAGTTCGCCCGCCGCTACACCGATGACAGCGTGCGGATCCAGATTCTCGTCGGCGTCGTGGACGGCCTGCTGCTGCAGGGCCTCCTGCACGACCGGCCGCCCACCGCCGACCAGCTCGAGGCGGTTCTGCGGACCGTGCTCGTGGAGCCCGCGTTCGCGGCGGACTGA
- a CDS encoding MFS transporter produces the protein MTNPYRELFSAPGSLAFSITGFIARMPVSMTGIGIIAMLSQLRGDYGLAGAVSAAFTLSMALIGPRVSRVVDRRGQGKVLLPATGISVAALGALLLCAHYSAPAWTLFVFAVLAGFMPSMAAMVRARWSELYRDSPRLHTAFSLESVIDELTFVVGPALSVALCTAVFPEAGPLLAVIFLASGVALFVAQRDTEPAVRPPSEAGGRSVISDGAIIGLVLTLMAGGVIVGTVDVVSVAFAEVQGGTAAAGIVVSAYALGSGAAGLLFGMLRQAIPLPRLLLMGTAGTALTTLPLLIVDSIATLSVAVFVAGVFFAPTMIVVMGLVEKIVPAAKLTEGMTWAITGLSIGVAMGAAVSGEAVDRFGPDGGFAVAVIAGAFAVLAAACGHRVLGSRVRENDLTACRVG, from the coding sequence GTGACCAACCCGTACCGCGAACTGTTCTCCGCACCCGGCTCCCTCGCGTTCTCCATCACCGGCTTCATCGCCCGGATGCCGGTCTCGATGACCGGCATCGGCATCATCGCCATGCTGTCGCAGCTGCGCGGCGACTACGGCCTGGCGGGTGCGGTCTCGGCGGCGTTCACCCTGTCGATGGCCCTGATCGGACCGCGGGTCTCGCGAGTGGTCGACCGCCGCGGCCAGGGCAAGGTGCTGCTGCCCGCGACCGGCATCAGCGTGGCTGCGCTCGGCGCGCTGCTCCTGTGCGCCCACTACTCCGCTCCGGCGTGGACGCTGTTCGTCTTCGCCGTGCTCGCCGGGTTCATGCCCAGCATGGCCGCGATGGTGCGCGCGAGGTGGTCCGAGCTCTACCGCGACTCCCCCAGGCTGCACACGGCGTTCTCGCTGGAATCGGTCATCGACGAGCTGACCTTCGTTGTCGGCCCCGCACTGTCGGTCGCCCTGTGCACCGCGGTCTTTCCCGAGGCGGGCCCGCTGCTGGCGGTGATCTTCCTGGCATCGGGGGTGGCGCTTTTCGTCGCCCAGCGCGACACCGAACCGGCCGTGCGCCCGCCGAGCGAGGCGGGCGGGCGCTCGGTGATCAGCGACGGCGCGATCATCGGGCTGGTCCTCACCCTGATGGCCGGTGGCGTCATCGTCGGCACCGTCGATGTGGTGAGCGTCGCCTTCGCCGAGGTACAGGGCGGCACGGCCGCCGCGGGGATCGTGGTTTCCGCCTACGCCTTGGGATCCGGCGCCGCCGGCCTGCTGTTCGGGATGCTCAGGCAGGCGATCCCGCTGCCGCGACTACTGCTGATGGGCACCGCCGGAACCGCGCTGACGACACTGCCGCTGCTGATCGTCGACAGCATCGCCACCCTGTCGGTGGCGGTGTTCGTCGCCGGGGTGTTCTTCGCGCCGACGATGATCGTCGTCATGGGTCTGGTCGAGAAGATCGTCCCGGCTGCGAAGCTCACCGAGGGCATGACCTGGGCGATCACCGGACTGAGCATCGGCGTCGCGATGGGCGCGGCGGTCTCGGGCGAGGCCGTGGACCGGTTCGGGCCGGACGGCGGGTTCGCCGTCGCGGTCATCGCGGGCGCGTTCGCCGTGCTGGCCGCCGCCTGCGGCCACCGGGTGCTCGGCTCGCGGGTGCGGGAAAACGACCTCACGGCCTGCCGGGTCGGATGA
- a CDS encoding DUF4344 domain-containing metallopeptidase → MTRIGWCAAAVVALALVTGCSGPDGGTPPAPAPGRFVVTYEPVTNDANRAEEKLLRDNRVLEDFAESMTEYVRIPRDVRVVAKECGEANAFYLPDEHAIHYCYELSAAERLLFAKDGTTGDALDGEVYNSAVGTLYHEAGHALIGELDLKITGREEDVADQLAAYVLTSADEFKDILLTVAKSYQLSAEEVTDLDELPFYDTHSLDPQRSVNFLCYLYGSDEKRFEQLVTDGSLPAARAESCGEEYTQLVGGWESLLAPHVR, encoded by the coding sequence ATGACGAGGATCGGATGGTGTGCCGCGGCGGTCGTGGCGTTGGCTCTGGTGACGGGATGCTCGGGCCCCGACGGCGGCACTCCGCCCGCCCCTGCCCCCGGCCGGTTCGTCGTCACCTACGAGCCCGTCACGAACGACGCCAACCGGGCCGAGGAGAAGCTGCTGCGGGACAACCGCGTCCTGGAGGACTTCGCCGAGTCGATGACCGAGTACGTGCGCATCCCCCGCGACGTGCGGGTGGTGGCGAAGGAATGCGGCGAGGCCAACGCCTTCTATCTCCCCGACGAGCACGCGATCCACTACTGCTACGAGCTTTCCGCCGCCGAGCGGCTGCTGTTCGCCAAGGACGGCACGACCGGGGACGCGCTGGACGGTGAGGTCTACAACAGCGCGGTCGGCACGCTCTACCACGAAGCGGGGCACGCACTGATCGGCGAGCTGGACCTCAAGATCACCGGGCGGGAGGAGGACGTCGCCGACCAACTCGCCGCCTATGTGCTCACCAGCGCGGACGAGTTCAAGGACATCCTGCTCACGGTCGCGAAGTCCTACCAGCTCAGCGCCGAGGAGGTCACCGACCTCGACGAGTTGCCGTTCTACGACACGCACTCACTGGACCCGCAGCGGTCGGTCAACTTCCTCTGCTACCTCTACGGCTCCGACGAGAAGCGGTTCGAGCAGTTGGTCACCGACGGCTCGCTGCCCGCCGCGCGGGCTGAGTCCTGCGGCGAGGAGTACACCCAGCTCGTCGGCGGCTGGGAATCCCTGCTCGCACCGCACGTCAGGTAG